Proteins found in one Nocardia brasiliensis ATCC 700358 genomic segment:
- a CDS encoding SIMPL domain-containing protein yields the protein MSKKSDSRKAGTVTLFGQGTARATPDLMRVTISIECRANKVALAYSRAGERIAAVSASLRSDGVAGTDIATSGLSVHTETVWTEGEGNRITGYLASTSLTVALREIGDDADPGPAVIIANAVDAGGDDVRLGGLNLTFADQESLLVQARDAAWENAVAKAQQYAERAGRALGAVLEITENTSAAPPSAPRLKAMSVAMDAYGAAPVPVELGESEISAGIRVTWQLD from the coding sequence GTGAGCAAGAAGTCCGATTCCCGCAAGGCGGGCACCGTCACCCTGTTCGGTCAGGGCACCGCCCGCGCGACGCCCGACCTGATGCGCGTCACGATCTCCATCGAATGCCGGGCGAACAAGGTCGCGCTGGCCTACAGCCGGGCCGGTGAACGGATCGCCGCGGTCAGCGCCTCGCTGCGCTCCGACGGGGTCGCCGGCACCGATATCGCGACCAGCGGCCTGTCGGTCCACACCGAGACGGTGTGGACCGAGGGCGAGGGCAACCGGATCACCGGTTACCTCGCCAGCACGTCGCTGACCGTGGCGCTGCGCGAGATCGGGGACGACGCCGATCCCGGCCCGGCGGTGATCATCGCCAACGCCGTCGACGCCGGCGGTGACGACGTTCGCCTCGGCGGGCTCAACCTCACCTTCGCCGACCAGGAGTCGCTGCTCGTGCAGGCGCGCGACGCCGCGTGGGAGAACGCGGTGGCCAAGGCGCAGCAGTATGCCGAACGGGCCGGACGGGCACTCGGCGCGGTCCTCGAGATCACCGAGAACACCTCTGCCGCACCGCCTTCGGCCCCCCGCCTGAAAGCGATGTCGGTGGCGATGGACGCCTACGGCGCGGCACCGGTGCCGGTGGAACTCGGGGAGAGCGAGATCTCCGCGGGAATCCGCGTCACCTGGCAGCTGGACTAG
- a CDS encoding DUF1330 domain-containing protein, which yields MTVYVIAQMKFTDRAAYDRYQARFLEVFARHSGTLLAADEAPQVVEGTSDREKVVLLSFPDEPAFRAWSESPEYLEIAEDRRAGTDSVIFLVQGFGRPAG from the coding sequence ATGACCGTTTATGTGATCGCACAGATGAAATTCACCGACCGCGCCGCCTACGACCGCTACCAGGCGCGCTTCCTCGAGGTCTTCGCCCGCCATTCCGGCACGTTGCTCGCGGCCGATGAGGCGCCGCAGGTGGTCGAAGGCACGTCGGACCGGGAGAAAGTGGTGCTGTTGTCGTTCCCGGACGAGCCGGCCTTCCGCGCCTGGTCGGAATCACCGGAGTACCTGGAGATCGCCGAGGATCGGCGGGCGGGTACCGATTCGGTGATCTTCCTGGTTCAAGGTTTCGGCCGGCCGGCCGGGTAA
- a CDS encoding CPBP family intramembrane glutamic endopeptidase encodes MIARRNDFVLFLTVAYGAAWLVAAGPWIDGAGLRSGLWLHTGAAVMMLTPALGVLAVWRYRRLGWPELMTQNGLRLGKRPRHTVRVTVLAWFAAPLFLWVAFGLSALSGLYVFEFGSAPTVVAVLAETLTVTTLSTLPFALGEEIGWRGWLLPQLTRRLGIAAGLVATGVIWALWHAPLTLLGYNYPNLGAWAALAFIGFCVPFGAILGWLRLHTGSIWPCAVAHAALNAGAVLFSLVSSPEHEPNPLLAGYGFVGWGVLTVTALTLFAWFPIRPRAPRPHPLPPHPQPALG; translated from the coding sequence ATGATCGCTCGGCGCAATGATTTCGTTCTGTTCCTCACGGTGGCCTACGGAGCCGCATGGTTGGTTGCCGCCGGTCCATGGATCGACGGTGCGGGTTTGCGGTCCGGACTGTGGTTGCACACCGGTGCCGCAGTGATGATGCTGACCCCTGCGCTCGGCGTGCTCGCGGTGTGGCGGTACCGGCGACTCGGCTGGCCGGAGTTGATGACCCAGAACGGGTTACGGCTCGGCAAACGGCCGCGGCATACGGTGCGGGTCACGGTGCTCGCCTGGTTCGCGGCACCGCTGTTCTTGTGGGTGGCGTTCGGGTTGAGTGCGCTGTCCGGGCTGTACGTGTTCGAATTCGGTTCGGCGCCCACCGTCGTCGCGGTACTCGCCGAAACCCTCACCGTAACCACGCTCAGCACACTGCCTTTCGCGCTCGGCGAGGAAATCGGCTGGCGCGGCTGGCTGCTACCGCAACTCACGCGGCGGCTCGGTATCGCCGCCGGCCTCGTCGCCACCGGCGTCATCTGGGCGCTCTGGCACGCGCCGTTGACCCTGCTCGGCTACAACTATCCGAACCTCGGCGCGTGGGCGGCCCTCGCCTTCATCGGCTTCTGCGTACCGTTCGGCGCGATCCTGGGCTGGCTACGGCTACACACCGGCAGCATCTGGCCCTGCGCCGTCGCACACGCCGCACTCAACGCAGGCGCAGTCCTGTTCAGCCTGGTCAGTTCCCCTGAGCACGAACCGAACCCGCTACTGGCCGGATACGGCTTCGTCGGCTGGGGCGTCCTCACCGTCACCGCCCTCACCCTCTTCGCCTGGTTCCCGATCCGACCGCGAGCGCCGCGCCCGCACCCTCTCCCACCCCACCCCCAACCCGCTCTCGGCTGA
- a CDS encoding enoyl-CoA hydratase has translation MSFVLIDTPRPQVAVVTLNRPDRMNAMAFDVMIPLREALEKVSADNDIRVVVLTGAGQGFCSGADLQSAGTVPNVAGLTVTSVARRSMDLLNDVMITLRRMHQPVIGAINGAAIGGGFCLSVATDIRIAAPEAYFRAAGINNGLTSTELGISYLLPRAIGASRAFEIMLSGRDVDAAEAERIGLVSRTVPAAELLDTCYDLAERIIGFSRVGTELTKRMLWSGMEAGSFESHMQHEGLAQLYVRLTTGNFDEAIRARRDRRPPTYTD, from the coding sequence ATGTCGTTCGTGCTCATCGATACGCCGCGGCCGCAGGTCGCCGTCGTCACGCTCAACCGGCCGGATCGGATGAACGCGATGGCGTTCGATGTGATGATTCCGTTGCGCGAGGCGCTGGAAAAGGTCAGCGCCGACAACGACATTCGGGTCGTGGTGCTGACCGGTGCGGGGCAAGGGTTTTGCTCCGGTGCCGACCTGCAGAGCGCGGGCACAGTGCCGAATGTGGCGGGGCTCACCGTCACCAGCGTCGCCCGCCGTTCGATGGATCTGCTCAACGATGTGATGATCACCCTGCGCCGTATGCACCAGCCGGTGATCGGCGCGATCAACGGTGCCGCGATCGGCGGCGGATTCTGCCTCAGCGTCGCCACCGACATCCGAATCGCCGCGCCGGAAGCCTACTTTCGCGCGGCGGGCATCAACAACGGCCTGACCTCGACCGAACTCGGCATCAGTTACCTGCTGCCGCGCGCCATCGGCGCCTCCCGCGCCTTCGAGATCATGCTGTCCGGCCGCGACGTCGACGCCGCCGAAGCCGAACGCATCGGCCTCGTCTCCCGCACCGTCCCGGCCGCCGAATTGCTCGACACCTGCTACGACCTCGCCGAGCGCATCATCGGTTTCAGCCGCGTCGGCACCGAACTCACCAAACGCATGCTGTGGAGCGGCATGGAAGCGGGCAGTTTCGAATCCCATATGCAACACGAAGGTTTGGCCCAGCTTTACGTCCGCCTGACCACCGGCAACTTCGACGAAGCGATCCGCGCCCGCCGCGACCGCCGCCCACCCACCTACACCGACTGA
- a CDS encoding MarR family winged helix-turn-helix transcriptional regulator yields MEDTPARLAVKPSWLLTQLAVHAHRLASQGFETVGARGYHYRILAALNEFGAASQADLGRRCHMDRSDVVAAINELSAQDFVERTPDPDDRRRNIVTLTEAGDRQLRRLDRALAEVQDDLLAPLSAADRQDLTRLLATLLAHHQGG; encoded by the coding sequence GTGGAGGACACGCCCGCCCGCCTGGCCGTGAAACCGAGCTGGCTACTGACCCAGCTGGCCGTGCACGCGCACCGACTGGCGTCCCAGGGTTTCGAAACCGTGGGGGCGCGCGGGTACCACTACCGAATCCTGGCCGCGCTCAACGAGTTCGGTGCGGCCAGTCAGGCTGACCTCGGCCGCCGCTGCCACATGGACCGTTCCGATGTGGTCGCGGCGATCAACGAGCTGTCGGCACAGGATTTCGTCGAGCGCACCCCCGACCCCGACGACCGCCGCCGCAACATCGTGACGCTCACCGAAGCGGGCGACCGGCAACTACGCCGCCTCGATCGAGCATTGGCCGAGGTGCAGGACGATTTGCTCGCGCCGCTGTCCGCCGCCGACCGCCAAGACCTGACCCGCCTGCTCGCCACCCTGCTTGCGCATCATCAGGGCGGCTGA
- a CDS encoding nuclear transport factor 2 family protein: MSTNTLLADRVEIADLFARWSRLLDEHRWADAGTVFTDDVEVHSPRIQVRGIGKVAHFLRESEVDGEHTQHITTDLLVDLDGDEATASANSLVHFYRDDTPPHQTSGLHLNCILTRTPAGWRLRRTQITLAWIREG; the protein is encoded by the coding sequence ATGTCCACGAACACCCTGCTCGCCGACCGCGTCGAGATCGCCGACCTGTTCGCCCGCTGGTCCCGGTTGCTCGACGAGCATCGCTGGGCCGATGCCGGCACCGTCTTCACCGACGACGTAGAGGTCCACTCGCCGCGGATCCAGGTGCGCGGCATCGGCAAGGTCGCCCACTTCCTCCGCGAGTCCGAGGTCGACGGCGAACACACCCAGCACATCACTACCGATCTTCTGGTGGACCTCGACGGAGACGAGGCCACAGCCTCGGCGAACTCCCTAGTGCACTTCTATCGCGACGACACACCACCCCACCAGACCAGCGGCCTGCACCTGAACTGCATCCTCACCCGCACCCCCGCAGGCTGGCGCCTCCGACGCACCCAGATCACCCTCGCCTGGATCCGTGAAGGCTGA
- a CDS encoding class I SAM-dependent RNA methyltransferase translates to MSDWQGSTFEVRLGPPGHGGFCVARHEGRVVFVRHGLPGELVRVRVTEDRGGSFCRADAIEILEPSPDRVPATCPVSGPGGAGCCDFSFATPKAQRALKASVVAEQLRRLAGIERDVVVEPITGAGEVTSGWRTRIRLAVDASGRAGVHRYRSTEVIPDLRCPQPVPGALDGVADRLWTPGADLVIAVDGDGVRHIVELAPSEVSDRRRTEPADRRGRDRRGRRSTAPDARETSAERDDADGRRGTDASDGRNVAGHRRSGAGGAGAGPGGARRRPGAIGGVRHGGDAGGSRRPESLRADAGDFRDEVRHAADGRLEGPQARERRSASARRAATHAARDEWVVAGSGRAVEYVAGRRWEVAATGFWQAHHGAAQCYSDLVGEWSGLLPGGLAWDLYSGAGVFAARLADQTGLTGAVFAVESARPAVAAGKAALRDLTWLEQHAQRVERWVADRIDAAAPDVVVLDPPRAGAGKEVIRALTTTGPTRIVHIGCDPASFARDLGLYQAAGYRLADLRAFDAFPGTHHVECVALLDRP, encoded by the coding sequence ATGAGTGATTGGCAGGGCAGCACATTCGAGGTGCGGCTCGGGCCGCCCGGGCACGGTGGATTCTGTGTGGCGCGGCACGAGGGGCGGGTGGTGTTCGTCCGGCACGGGCTGCCCGGGGAACTGGTGCGGGTGCGCGTCACCGAGGACCGCGGCGGATCGTTCTGCCGCGCCGACGCGATCGAGATCCTGGAGCCGTCACCGGATCGCGTGCCCGCCACCTGCCCGGTATCCGGACCCGGTGGCGCAGGTTGCTGCGATTTCTCGTTTGCGACACCGAAAGCGCAACGCGCGCTGAAAGCTTCGGTGGTCGCCGAACAGCTGCGCAGGCTCGCGGGGATCGAACGGGACGTCGTCGTCGAACCGATCACCGGTGCGGGCGAGGTCACCAGCGGCTGGCGCACCCGCATCCGCCTCGCGGTCGACGCGTCCGGCCGCGCCGGCGTGCACCGCTACCGCAGCACCGAGGTCATCCCCGATCTCCGCTGCCCGCAACCGGTTCCCGGCGCCCTCGACGGTGTCGCCGACCGACTGTGGACCCCCGGCGCCGACCTGGTGATCGCCGTCGACGGCGACGGCGTGCGCCACATCGTCGAACTGGCTCCGTCCGAGGTCTCCGATCGCCGCCGAACCGAACCTGCCGACCGCCGCGGGCGTGACCGTCGCGGCCGCCGCTCCACCGCCCCCGACGCCCGCGAGACGAGCGCCGAACGGGACGACGCCGACGGTCGCCGCGGTACTGACGCGTCCGATGGTCGAAATGTGGCCGGCCACAGGCGATCCGGTGCGGGTGGGGCAGGGGCCGGTCCGGGTGGCGCGCGGCGGCGGCCCGGGGCGATCGGCGGGGTGCGGCATGGGGGCGATGCGGGCGGGAGTCGGCGTCCGGAGTCGTTGCGGGCGGATGCGGGGGATTTTCGCGACGAGGTGCGGCATGCGGCCGACGGGCGGTTGGAGGGTCCGCAGGCGCGGGAGCGGCGCAGCGCGTCGGCGCGGCGCGCGGCCACGCACGCGGCGCGGGACGAATGGGTGGTCGCCGGAAGTGGGCGGGCGGTCGAATACGTGGCCGGGCGTCGCTGGGAGGTCGCCGCGACCGGCTTCTGGCAGGCGCACCACGGTGCGGCGCAATGCTATTCGGATCTGGTGGGGGAGTGGTCCGGACTGCTGCCGGGCGGTCTGGCCTGGGACTTGTACAGCGGCGCAGGCGTTTTCGCGGCCCGGCTGGCCGACCAGACCGGTTTGACCGGCGCGGTGTTCGCCGTCGAATCGGCGCGACCGGCCGTCGCCGCCGGTAAAGCCGCGCTCCGCGACCTGACCTGGCTGGAGCAGCATGCCCAGCGGGTGGAACGCTGGGTCGCCGACCGCATCGACGCCGCAGCCCCCGACGTCGTTGTCCTGGACCCGCCGCGCGCGGGCGCGGGCAAGGAGGTCATCCGTGCCTTGACCACCACCGGTCCCACCCGCATCGTCCACATCGGGTGCGACCCTGCCTCTTTCGCGCGCGACCTCGGCCTCTACCAAGCCGCCGGCTATCGCCTCGCCGACCTCCGCGCCTTCGACGCCTTCCCCGGCACCCATCACGTCGAATGCGTCGCCCTGCTCGACCGCCCCTGA